One window from the genome of [Clostridium] celerecrescens 18A encodes:
- a CDS encoding SPL family radical SAM protein, protein MFPDKIYYEPESLEYELGQRLKEKYSTIPWIPIKSHNKIDELRTRPNSDFPAMKHHLIIGVRKTHNFVPNHKVSDFLVPYTSSGCTAMCHYCYLVCNYNKCAYLRLFVNREQMLKKIMDHGARSEKNYTYEIGSNSDLVLENTITGNLAWTIENFSKSNYGFLTFPTKFNKVEPLLGISHGGRVIMRMSVNPQPIITRFEPGTSGLDARITALNSMCDAGYRVGLLIAPIIMTEDWKVLYSQLIDTLSDRLSKKVREQAPIEIIFMTYSYVQNAINTEAFPQAERLYDKELMTGRGRGKYCYRDDLRSSGEQFLRQQIEEKLRGMTILYVV, encoded by the coding sequence ATGTTCCCAGATAAAATATATTACGAACCAGAATCCCTTGAATATGAGCTGGGCCAGCGTCTAAAGGAAAAATACAGCACGATTCCATGGATTCCCATTAAAAGCCACAATAAAATAGACGAGCTGCGAACCCGCCCAAACAGTGATTTTCCGGCTATGAAGCACCATCTTATCATAGGGGTCCGCAAAACCCACAACTTCGTTCCCAATCACAAGGTATCGGACTTTCTTGTTCCTTATACCTCTTCCGGCTGCACCGCCATGTGCCACTACTGCTATCTGGTATGCAACTACAACAAATGCGCTTATTTGCGTTTGTTTGTAAACCGGGAGCAGATGCTGAAAAAAATCATGGACCACGGAGCCCGCTCTGAAAAAAATTATACCTACGAGATAGGAAGCAACAGTGATCTTGTCCTTGAAAATACCATAACCGGAAATCTGGCATGGACAATTGAAAATTTCAGTAAGAGCAACTATGGATTTCTCACCTTCCCAACGAAATTCAATAAGGTAGAACCCCTTCTCGGCATCAGCCATGGCGGCCGTGTCATCATGCGGATGAGTGTCAACCCCCAGCCCATCATCACCCGGTTTGAACCGGGTACCTCCGGCTTAGATGCCAGAATTACCGCCTTAAACAGTATGTGTGACGCCGGATACCGGGTAGGACTTTTGATTGCTCCCATCATTATGACCGAAGACTGGAAAGTCCTGTATTCTCAACTGATTGATACGCTCTCAGACCGGCTTTCCAAAAAGGTAAGGGAACAGGCACCCATTGAAATCATTTTCATGACTTACAGCTATGTTCAAAACGCAATCAACACAGAGGCATTTCCTCAGGCAGAACGCCTTTATGACAAAGAACTCATGACCGGGCGGGGACGGGGAAAATACTGCTACCGTGATGATTTAAGAAGCAGTGGGGAACAGTTTTTAAGACAGCAAATCGAAGAAAAGCTTAGAGGGATGACGATTTTATATGTAGTTTAA
- a CDS encoding ATP-binding protein — MVRRIIQIDKEKCNGCGLCAAACHEGAIGMVNGKAELMRDDYCDGLGDCLPTCPTGAITFVEREAAAYDEAAVELNKKKAEAKGHASYSGCPGSRAMQIERTAETKEMAEAPVQSQLRQWPVQIKLVSVKAPYFEQADLLIAADCSAYAYGDFHQKFLKGKVVLVGCPKLDQVDYSEKLTEIIKNNTIQSITVVRMEVPCCGGLEHAALRALEDSGKEIPCDVVTISVDGNIL; from the coding sequence ATGGTTCGTAGAATTATTCAGATCGATAAAGAAAAATGCAATGGCTGTGGTCTTTGTGCGGCAGCATGCCATGAGGGAGCCATTGGAATGGTAAATGGAAAAGCAGAGCTTATGCGGGATGACTACTGCGATGGATTAGGGGACTGCCTTCCCACATGTCCTACCGGAGCCATTACATTCGTAGAGCGGGAAGCAGCCGCTTATGATGAAGCGGCAGTGGAATTAAATAAGAAAAAGGCTGAGGCAAAAGGACACGCTTCCTATAGCGGCTGCCCAGGAAGCCGGGCTATGCAGATAGAACGTACTGCCGAAACAAAGGAAATGGCTGAGGCTCCTGTCCAGTCCCAGTTAAGGCAGTGGCCGGTTCAGATCAAGCTGGTTTCTGTGAAAGCACCTTATTTTGAACAGGCGGATTTATTGATCGCTGCGGATTGCAGTGCCTATGCATATGGAGATTTCCATCAGAAATTCTTAAAGGGAAAGGTCGTTCTTGTTGGATGTCCGAAGCTGGACCAGGTAGATTACAGTGAGAAGCTGACGGAGATTATAAAGAACAACACCATTCAAAGCATTACGGTCGTCCGAATGGAGGTACCATGCTGCGGCGGTCTGGAACATGCGGCCTTAAGAGCCCTCGAGGATAGCGGAAAAGAAATTCCATGTGACGTAGTTACCATCTCTGTTGATGGGAATATATTATAA
- a CDS encoding Crp/Fnr family transcriptional regulator: MEEYLSILRKSNLFSGVQPEEISAMLKCLSARIKHYKKDEFIIRSGDYIRSVGMVLTGTALIIQEDFWGKRTIISEAMSGALFAETYACIPSIPIEMSVISDSECDVLFMDFNRIMNVCTSACSFHTRLLQNFLSSIARRNLILTKKMQHMSKKTIREKLLSYLSAESLKNNSSTFDIPFNRQQLADYLSIDRSALSNEMSKLQDEGILTYKKNRFTLKEDLHEG; encoded by the coding sequence ATGGAGGAGTACTTATCCATATTAAGAAAGTCAAACCTGTTTTCCGGAGTCCAGCCAGAGGAAATAAGCGCAATGTTAAAATGCCTGTCTGCCCGGATTAAACATTATAAAAAAGATGAATTTATCATAAGAAGCGGAGATTACATTCGTTCCGTTGGAATGGTGCTCACCGGGACTGCTCTTATCATACAGGAGGATTTCTGGGGCAAACGGACCATTATTTCTGAGGCGATGTCCGGCGCTCTTTTTGCGGAAACCTATGCCTGCATCCCCTCCATACCGATTGAAATGAGTGTTATCTCTGATTCCGAATGCGATGTGCTGTTTATGGATTTTAACAGGATAATGAACGTCTGCACCTCCGCATGCTCCTTCCACACACGCCTGTTACAAAATTTTTTATCTTCCATTGCCAGGCGGAATTTAATCCTCACGAAAAAAATGCAGCATATGTCCAAAAAAACCATCAGGGAAAAACTGCTCTCCTACCTTTCCGCCGAATCCTTAAAAAACAATTCCTCCACTTTTGATATTCCATTTAACAGGCAGCAGCTTGCGGATTACTTATCCATTGACCGCAGTGCCCTGTCCAATGAAATGAGCAAATTGCAGGACGAAGGAATTTTAACCTATAAGAAGAACCGGTTCACGTTAAAAGAGGATCTCCATGAAGGATAA
- a CDS encoding cupin domain-containing protein: protein MTEKFIKNIKHEEIVMLSDLVQANEGQIVSKTLAQNEALSITLFAFDKGEEISTHESNGDAMVTVLEGTGKFTVDGKEYLLNKGETLIMPAKKPHAVYAEERFKMVLVVVF from the coding sequence ATGACAGAGAAATTCATTAAAAATATAAAGCATGAAGAAATCGTAATGTTATCTGATCTGGTTCAGGCAAATGAAGGCCAGATCGTCAGCAAGACCCTTGCACAGAATGAAGCCCTTAGCATTACGTTATTTGCATTTGATAAAGGGGAAGAAATCAGTACCCACGAATCCAACGGAGACGCCATGGTGACTGTTTTGGAAGGAACCGGGAAATTTACGGTAGATGGAAAGGAATATCTGTTAAATAAAGGAGAAACTCTTATCATGCCTGCCAAAAAGCCTCATGCGGTTTATGCAGAAGAACGCTTTAAGATGGTATTGGTTGTAGTGTTTTAA
- the hcp gene encoding hydroxylamine reductase → MDHKMFCFQCEQTAGCSGCTGSAGVCGKSASTANLQDELTGALIGLAKACGNNSPLDTTTRILIEGLFTTITNVNFNDEVLVEMIKRVQEEKEKIVPDCSKCTSVCGNTSDYDMKNIWEAQEDIRSLKSLILFGLRGVAAYAYHAMVLGYEDEGVNHFFYKALSVISYDLTMEQLLPVVLEVGEINLKCMELLDKANTTAFGTPEPTKVPLAIEKGPFIVITGHDLYDLKQLLEQTKDKGINIYTHGEMLPAHGYPELKKYPHLKGNFGTAWQNQQKEFDNLPAPILFTTNCLMPVRNSYADRVFTTEVVSYPEMVHIGEDKDFTPVIEKALELGGYEEDHEMTGINGGKEVMTGFSHGTVLGVADQVIDAVKQGAISHFFLVGGCDGAKTGRNYYTDFVKLTPKDSIILTLACGKYRFNDLDLGTIGGLPRIMDMGQCNDAFSAIKVAVALAEAFGCGVNELPLSMILSWYEQKAVCILLTLLHLGIKNIYLGPSLPAFLSPNVLNFLVENYGISPISTPEEDIKKILG, encoded by the coding sequence ATGGATCATAAGATGTTTTGCTTTCAGTGTGAGCAGACGGCAGGCTGCAGCGGATGTACGGGCAGCGCAGGAGTGTGCGGCAAATCTGCCAGCACTGCAAATTTACAGGATGAACTGACAGGGGCCCTGATCGGACTGGCAAAGGCATGCGGCAATAATTCCCCTTTGGATACTACCACAAGAATCCTTATAGAAGGGCTGTTCACCACCATCACAAATGTAAATTTCAATGATGAAGTTTTAGTAGAGATGATTAAAAGGGTACAGGAAGAAAAAGAAAAGATCGTGCCGGATTGCAGCAAATGTACTTCTGTTTGCGGAAATACTTCAGATTATGATATGAAGAACATTTGGGAGGCACAGGAAGATATCCGTTCCTTAAAATCTTTGATTTTATTCGGACTTCGGGGCGTTGCAGCCTATGCCTATCATGCTATGGTTTTAGGATATGAAGATGAAGGGGTCAATCATTTCTTTTATAAGGCATTGTCAGTCATTAGCTATGATCTGACCATGGAGCAGCTGCTTCCGGTGGTTCTTGAAGTGGGAGAAATCAATTTAAAATGTATGGAATTGCTTGACAAAGCAAATACCACCGCATTTGGAACTCCGGAGCCAACCAAAGTGCCTCTTGCCATTGAAAAAGGTCCGTTTATCGTAATCACCGGACATGATTTATATGATTTAAAACAGCTTCTTGAGCAGACAAAGGATAAGGGGATCAATATCTATACCCATGGAGAGATGCTTCCGGCTCATGGCTATCCGGAATTAAAGAAATATCCTCATTTAAAGGGAAATTTCGGAACTGCCTGGCAGAATCAGCAAAAAGAATTTGATAACCTTCCAGCACCCATTCTCTTTACCACAAACTGCCTGATGCCTGTGAGAAATAGCTATGCCGACCGTGTATTCACCACAGAAGTGGTTTCCTATCCGGAAATGGTCCATATAGGAGAGGACAAAGACTTTACCCCTGTCATTGAAAAAGCGCTGGAGCTTGGCGGATATGAGGAAGACCATGAAATGACAGGAATCAACGGCGGTAAAGAAGTCATGACAGGATTTTCCCATGGAACCGTATTGGGAGTTGCAGATCAGGTCATTGATGCAGTGAAGCAGGGAGCGATCAGCCACTTCTTCTTAGTAGGCGGCTGTGACGGTGCTAAGACAGGAAGAAATTATTATACCGATTTTGTAAAGCTGACTCCTAAGGATTCTATTATCTTAACTCTTGCCTGCGGAAAATACCGTTTTAACGACCTTGACCTTGGAACCATTGGTGGCCTTCCAAGAATTATGGATATGGGGCAGTGTAATGATGCATTCAGTGCCATCAAGGTAGCGGTGGCTCTGGCAGAAGCCTTTGGATGCGGGGTCAATGAACTTCCCTTGTCCATGATATTATCCTGGTATGAGCAGAAGGCAGTGTGCATTCTTCTTACCTTGCTTCACCTTGGAATCAAGAATATCTACCTGGGGCCATCCTTACCTGCATTCTTATCACCAAATGTATTAAACTTCCTTGTTGAAAACTACGGAATATCACCCATCAGCACACCGGAAGAGGATATAAAGAAAATTCTTGGATAA
- a CDS encoding DUF1858 domain-containing protein gives MITKEMYIGEILRSNPKAAEILMSCGMHCLGCPSSQMESLEDACMVHGLDADAVLDKLNQ, from the coding sequence ATGATAACGAAAGAAATGTATATTGGAGAAATATTAAGAAGCAATCCAAAGGCAGCGGAGATTTTAATGAGCTGCGGCATGCACTGTCTGGGATGTCCGTCATCCCAGATGGAATCCTTAGAAGATGCATGTATGGTACACGGGCTTGATGCAGACGCAGTGCTGGACAAGCTGAACCAATAA
- a CDS encoding hemerythrin domain-containing protein, producing MYGIDILMKEHENILTFTGLLRSISADILEGKPVDAPLLRECLEFARNYADKHHHGKEEKILFRIMMENMGPVAEKLIRNGMLVEHDLGRLYLSELEKAIDEYEKHPGTESKLDIISNAVGYGALLKRHIEKEDEAAYAFAVRTLAEDKLKAVDDETESFERQAKDQGVQDKYESWIREKTR from the coding sequence ATGTACGGAATAGATATATTAATGAAGGAGCATGAGAACATTCTGACTTTTACCGGCTTATTAAGAAGCATCAGCGCCGATATTCTGGAGGGGAAGCCGGTGGATGCTCCCCTGCTGCGGGAGTGCCTTGAATTTGCAAGAAATTACGCAGATAAGCATCATCACGGGAAGGAAGAAAAGATCCTGTTCCGGATCATGATGGAAAATATGGGACCTGTTGCGGAAAAGCTAATCAGGAATGGTATGCTTGTGGAACATGATTTGGGAAGATTGTATCTTTCTGAGCTGGAAAAAGCCATTGATGAATATGAGAAACATCCGGGAACAGAGTCAAAGTTAGATATCATCTCCAATGCGGTTGGCTATGGTGCCTTATTAAAGCGCCATATTGAAAAAGAAGATGAGGCCGCTTATGCATTTGCAGTACGTACACTGGCAGAAGATAAGTTAAAAGCTGTGGATGATGAAACGGAATCATTTGAAAGACAGGCAAAGGATCAGGGCGTACAGGATAAGTACGAATCCTGGATCCGCGAAAAAACAAGGTAA